One genomic region from Bacilli bacterium encodes:
- a CDS encoding SufS family cysteine desulfurase, producing MINIEKIRRDFPMLEGKSMQGKPLVYLDNAATSFKPYSVIKAITDYYTNYTSNSHRGDYDIAHQVDVMVEDTRRKVADFIKSKATEIVFTSGTSMSINMVAFGYGMKFLKPGDEILLTQAEHASNVLPWFKVAEMTGAQINYIPLDEEGRLTPDNLAKVISSKTKIVAVAHVTNVLGFVVDIKAIAKVTHAQGAILVCDGAQSVPHMKTDVTDWDVDFLSFSGHKMLGPTGIGVLYGKFSLLEKMDPFMTGGGQTAKFDMCGDVNFLAPPIKFEAGTQNLAGIAGLGAAIDYLTSIGMDNIEKYERDLKRYAIEKLAEVDNVVVYNPHSEAGIVTFNIKDVFAQDAASFFNSRGIAVRSGQHCAKILIDFLHVVSTCRASFYFYNTKAEIDAFVEAAKHGGDFLDAYL from the coding sequence ATGATTAATATAGAAAAAATCCGCAGGGACTTTCCGATGCTTGAGGGTAAATCAATGCAGGGGAAACCACTGGTGTATCTTGATAATGCCGCCACTAGTTTTAAACCATATTCGGTCATCAAAGCGATAACGGATTATTACACTAATTACACCTCTAATTCTCATCGCGGTGATTATGACATTGCCCATCAAGTGGATGTAATGGTTGAAGATACCCGCAGGAAAGTTGCTGACTTTATTAAAAGTAAAGCGACGGAGATCGTTTTTACCAGCGGAACTTCAATGTCGATAAATATGGTTGCTTTTGGCTACGGAATGAAGTTTTTGAAGCCGGGAGACGAGATTTTGCTCACACAAGCTGAGCATGCCTCCAATGTTTTACCCTGGTTTAAAGTGGCGGAAATGACCGGAGCCCAAATCAATTATATTCCTCTTGACGAAGAAGGGCGCTTGACACCAGATAATTTGGCGAAGGTCATATCCAGTAAAACGAAAATCGTCGCGGTGGCTCATGTAACCAATGTTTTGGGTTTTGTCGTTGACATCAAGGCAATCGCCAAAGTAACACACGCACAAGGAGCAATATTGGTCTGCGATGGTGCTCAGAGCGTTCCCCACATGAAGACGGATGTGACAGATTGGGATGTGGATTTTCTTTCTTTCAGCGGCCACAAAATGCTTGGTCCGACCGGCATCGGCGTTCTTTATGGTAAATTCTCTCTTCTAGAAAAAATGGATCCATTTATGACGGGCGGTGGACAAACAGCAAAGTTTGATATGTGCGGTGATGTGAACTTTCTTGCGCCACCGATAAAATTTGAAGCCGGAACGCAAAACTTAGCCGGAATTGCCGGCCTGGGGGCGGCCATCGATTACCTAACGAGTATAGGGATGGATAATATTGAAAAATATGAGCGTGATTTGAAGCGCTATGCAATTGAAAAATTGGCTGAAGTGGATAATGTTGTCGTGTATAATCCGCATAGCGAAGCGGGAATTGTAACTTTTAACATCAAAGATGTCTTTGCTCAAGATGCGGCCAGTTTCTTCAACAGTCGCGGAATAGCCGTTCGCAGCGGTCAACATTGCGCTAAGATTTTAATTGACTTTTTGCACGTTGTTTCGACATGCCGGGCATCGTTCTATTTTTATAACACGAAGGCGGAAATTGATGCTTTTGTCGAAGCGGCTAAACACGGAGGTGACTTTCTCGATGCTTACCTTTAA
- a CDS encoding SUF system NifU family Fe-S cluster assembly protein — translation MLTFNPQMMRAIIMDHYQNPRNKRTPIDVDKYSKIHMDSASCVDDIWVYLLLKDDRVEDVAWDGVACTISTASTSIMSELVQGKSAHDALYIIDQYLKMIHEESFDDSVLDEAIVFMNTARQAARIKCATIGWTGLQDLILEEEKEHHHG, via the coding sequence ATGCTTACCTTTAATCCCCAGATGATGCGAGCCATTATTATGGATCACTATCAAAATCCAAGGAATAAACGAACCCCGATAGATGTTGATAAATATAGCAAAATTCATATGGATTCGGCCTCCTGTGTCGATGATATATGGGTGTATTTATTATTGAAAGATGACAGAGTTGAGGACGTTGCTTGGGATGGCGTTGCCTGTACTATTTCTACGGCTTCAACGTCGATTATGAGCGAACTCGTGCAAGGGAAAAGCGCCCATGATGCCCTCTACATTATTGACCAATATCTAAAAATGATTCATGAGGAATCTTTTGATGATTCGGTTTTAGACGAGGCGATTGTTTTTATGAATACCGCTCGCCAAGCAGCGCGCATTAAGTGTGCGACAATCGGCTGGACTGGTTTGCAAGATCTGATTTTAGAGGAGGAAAAAGAACATCACCATGGATAA
- the sufB gene encoding Fe-S cluster assembly protein SufB codes for MDNKNIPSEDYKYGFHNEDVSILNTGKGLNEKVVEEISLLKEEPSWMKEFRLRSYATFLKAPMPSFGPDLSLIDFDSYTYFTRPSEREATNWNNVPDTIKDTFNKLGIPEAEQKYLSGVATQYESEMVYHNMLKEVEDKGVIFLSTDMALKLYPELVKKYFGTVVPAADNKFAALNSAVWSGGSFIYVPKGVKVDKPLQSYFRINNEKMGQFERTLIVVDEGADVHYVEGCTAPIYSKESLHAAIVEIIVKKGGRCRYSTIQNWSNNIINLVTKRAYVEENGSMEWIDGNIGSQLNMKYPSCILAGRGAKGTCISVAVASNGQYQDAGARMIHLAPDTNSTIISKSVVRHGGVANYRGTVRHLPKAINAKSHVECDTLILDHASRSDTIPTNDMRNNESYIEHEATVSKISEDQLFYLMSRGISEKDATQMIIMGFIEPFSRELPMEYAVELNRLIALDMEGSVG; via the coding sequence ATGGATAATAAAAATATTCCTTCTGAAGATTACAAATATGGGTTTCACAATGAGGATGTTTCAATTTTAAACACGGGCAAAGGTCTCAATGAAAAAGTGGTGGAGGAAATTTCTCTTTTAAAAGAAGAGCCTTCTTGGATGAAGGAGTTCCGTTTACGTTCCTATGCGACTTTTTTAAAAGCCCCGATGCCATCGTTTGGACCGGATTTAAGTCTGATTGACTTTGATTCATATACCTATTTTACCCGGCCTTCGGAGCGGGAAGCAACCAATTGGAATAATGTTCCAGATACGATTAAAGACACCTTTAATAAGTTGGGGATTCCTGAAGCTGAGCAGAAGTATTTGAGTGGGGTCGCCACTCAATATGAGTCGGAGATGGTCTACCATAATATGCTCAAGGAAGTTGAGGATAAGGGAGTTATTTTTCTATCAACCGATATGGCTCTCAAACTATACCCAGAATTAGTAAAAAAGTATTTTGGAACCGTAGTTCCAGCTGCCGACAATAAATTCGCGGCCCTAAATAGCGCCGTTTGGAGTGGCGGTTCTTTTATTTATGTTCCGAAAGGAGTGAAAGTGGATAAACCTCTTCAATCCTACTTCCGCATTAATAACGAGAAGATGGGCCAATTTGAAAGAACGCTTATTGTGGTTGATGAAGGGGCTGACGTGCATTATGTTGAAGGATGCACGGCGCCAATTTATAGCAAGGAATCTCTACATGCCGCTATCGTAGAGATAATTGTTAAAAAAGGCGGACGTTGCCGTTATTCAACTATTCAAAATTGGTCGAACAATATAATAAATCTTGTTACAAAGCGCGCCTATGTCGAAGAAAATGGATCGATGGAGTGGATTGATGGCAATATCGGCAGTCAATTAAATATGAAATATCCATCGTGTATTCTTGCCGGACGCGGAGCTAAAGGAACATGCATATCCGTGGCCGTGGCATCAAACGGCCAATATCAGGATGCGGGGGCACGCATGATACATCTAGCCCCGGATACAAATTCAACCATTATTTCTAAGTCGGTTGTCCGTCATGGCGGCGTGGCCAATTATCGGGGAACAGTCCGGCATTTACCAAAGGCCATCAATGCGAAATCGCATGTTGAATGCGACACTTTGATTTTGGACCACGCTTCCCGTTCCGATACGATTCCGACCAACGATATGCGCAACAATGAATCCTATATCGAGCACGAAGCCACTGTCAGTAAAATTAGCGAAGATCAATTATTCTATCTTATGAGTCGCGGAATAAGTGAAAAAGATGCAACCCAGATGATTATCATGGGATTTATTGAACCATTTTCACGCGAGCTTCCTATGGAATATGCCGTTGAATTAAATCGTCTAATCGCCCTGGATATGGAGGGGTCGGTTGGTTAG
- the mnmG gene encoding tRNA uridine-5-carboxymethylaminomethyl(34) synthesis enzyme MnmG: MKTEYDVIVVGGGHAGLEAAMASAHMGMDTLLCTLNIKMMGNMPCNPSIGGSAKGIVVREIDALGGMMGIGADHEYLQMKMLNTGKGPGVQCLRAQADKKTYPAYMQHLALNTNNLSLLEAMVVGLLHDDKNVFGVELENGEKIFSKAVILTTGTYMESEVLVGHARKSAGPDGENPSRGLSPFLAAMGIKLMRLKTGTPQRIKRDSIDFSKTVIQLGTPGELAFSYTTKKFIPLNEQEPCYLTYTTEKTHQIIREHLLDSAMYGGCVRGVGPRYCPSIEDKIVRFADKPRHQLFLEPESRMTDSIYLQGFSTSMPQNVQDEMVHSLPGLEKAVILKYAYAIEYDAIDPFQLLPTLEMKKWPGLYIAGQICGTSGYEEAAGLGLMAGINAVRKIQQSEPIILRRDQAYIGVMIDDIVTKGVTDPYRLLSSRAEYRLLLRHDNADLRLTKIGYDIGLINEDRYRDFCAKNVAIEKAKAILATLHTSGPVFRDYLDSVGYPDYQGGLTGEELLRRPNVSLKDLLPFIPELSALKLDTTAISQLEVMVKYVGYINKQIEDAQNFQKMEELQIPMNIEYQHMDGLALEARQKLDKFRPLTIGQASRISGINPSDVAILIMNIRKGKN; encoded by the coding sequence ATGAAAACAGAATATGATGTAATCGTCGTCGGCGGGGGGCATGCGGGTCTCGAAGCGGCGATGGCCAGCGCCCATATGGGAATGGATACTCTTTTGTGTACTTTGAATATTAAAATGATGGGAAATATGCCATGCAATCCTTCCATCGGTGGAAGTGCAAAAGGTATCGTCGTGCGAGAAATTGATGCGCTGGGAGGCATGATGGGCATCGGCGCCGATCATGAGTATCTCCAAATGAAAATGCTCAACACCGGCAAGGGCCCGGGCGTTCAGTGTCTAAGAGCGCAGGCGGATAAGAAAACATATCCGGCATACATGCAGCATTTGGCTTTAAACACGAATAATTTGAGTCTGCTTGAAGCGATGGTGGTCGGGTTGCTGCACGATGACAAAAATGTTTTTGGCGTCGAATTAGAAAATGGTGAAAAAATATTTTCAAAAGCGGTTATTTTAACCACGGGAACCTACATGGAAAGTGAAGTTCTCGTTGGTCACGCACGCAAATCTGCCGGTCCGGATGGGGAGAATCCCAGCCGTGGATTATCGCCCTTTTTAGCAGCGATGGGCATTAAATTAATGCGTTTGAAAACAGGTACTCCGCAGCGAATTAAGCGGGATTCTATCGATTTTTCAAAAACAGTAATTCAGCTAGGGACTCCCGGCGAGCTGGCTTTTTCTTACACAACCAAAAAATTTATTCCTCTTAATGAGCAAGAACCGTGTTATTTGACTTATACCACAGAAAAAACTCATCAGATAATCCGCGAACATCTTTTAGATTCGGCGATGTATGGCGGGTGTGTTCGCGGGGTTGGGCCGCGATATTGTCCCTCAATCGAGGATAAGATTGTTCGCTTTGCCGATAAACCCCGGCACCAATTGTTTTTGGAGCCGGAGTCAAGAATGACCGACAGTATCTATTTACAGGGTTTTTCTACCTCGATGCCCCAGAATGTGCAAGACGAAATGGTCCATTCGCTGCCGGGACTAGAAAAGGCGGTTATTCTAAAATATGCTTATGCAATTGAATACGATGCGATTGATCCCTTTCAATTACTTCCTACTCTTGAAATGAAAAAATGGCCGGGCCTATATATCGCCGGTCAAATTTGCGGAACATCTGGTTACGAAGAAGCGGCAGGTCTCGGTTTGATGGCCGGTATCAATGCGGTTCGCAAAATTCAGCAATCAGAGCCGATTATCCTTAGGAGAGACCAAGCCTATATTGGCGTTATGATTGACGATATCGTAACTAAGGGTGTCACAGACCCTTATCGTCTTCTTTCTTCACGAGCAGAATATCGGCTTTTGTTAAGACATGACAATGCTGATCTTCGCCTTACAAAAATCGGCTATGATATTGGTTTAATTAACGAGGATCGCTATCGGGATTTTTGCGCAAAAAATGTTGCGATTGAAAAAGCCAAGGCAATACTGGCCACGCTTCACACAAGCGGTCCGGTATTTCGCGACTATTTGGATTCTGTCGGATACCCCGATTATCAAGGTGGATTAACCGGCGAAGAACTGCTTCGGCGGCCTAACGTTTCCTTAAAGGATCTGCTTCCGTTTATTCCCGAACTATCGGCACTTAAACTCGACACTACGGCGATTAGCCAATTGGAAGTTATGGTAAAATATGTCGGATACATCAATAAACAGATTGAGGATGCGCAAAACTTTCAGAAGATGGAGGAGTTACAAATTCCGATGAATATCGAGTATCAACATATGGATGGTTTAGCTCTTGAAGCCAGACAGAAATTAGATAAATTTCGCCCGCTT